The nucleotide sequence AAGCACGAAGATTCACTACAGCTTTTTTTAATTCCTCCTAACCATGTCTTAATTCAAACAACATCTCACTCTAAGCGCAAAACCATGAATTAAATTCGTGAATTCGCGGCTTTTTTTTCCAAAATCACTAAGTATTAAAATATCCCTTCATCAACAAAGCTAAAATAATTATTCTCTGTAACAATTAAATGATCTAATACTTTTATCTCTAAGCTATCGCCAGCTGCTTTTAACTTTTTGGTAATCTGCAAATCGGCTTCACTAGGTTTCAAAGTACCCGAAGGATGATTGTGGCACAATATTAAAGAAACGGCTCCTAGTTCGAGTGCATTTTTAAAAACCAAACGAACATCAACCATTGTCCCAGTAATCCCTCCTACACTTAGTTGTCTTTTAGAAATGATTTTGTTTGAATTATTCAAGTACAAAATCCAAAATTCCTCATGTGGCAATTCACCTATTATTGGCTGCATAACTTCAAATACTAATTTGCTTGAAGTTACTTTTGTCAATTCCAAAGCATCTTCGGCTCTTCTTCGTCTTCCTAATTCTAAAGCTGCCATAATGCTGATTGCTTTGGCTTCACCAATACCTTTGAACTCCATCAATTGCTTTAAAGAAAGTTTACCCAACGCATTCAAATTCCCATCAACGGATTTCAAAATACGCTTGCTCAACTCCACTGCCGACTCGTTCCTACTTCCAGAACCTATCAATATAGCAATCAATTCCGCATCACTCAAGGCATTTTTACCTTTGAGCATTAACTTTTCACGAGGCTTATCATCCTCAGACCAGTTTTTTATTGGGAAATGATTGTTTTCCATAACTAAAGTATTTAGCTAAAACTATTGCATCAAGCTTTTTACCTCATCAAAATTCAAACCACCATAATTTCCTGAACTCATCAATAACAAAGCTGAGTTGTCAAAATTCAATCCAAACAAATACTCTTTGAACTCCGCTGGATTGGTATATATAATCAAGTCTTTACGATTAAAAGCCGTTGCTATTTGCTCGTAAGTCACTTCTTCTAGTTGTTTGATTTTTACTGCATCGGGTGAATAAAACACAACAGCCACATCAGCATGTTCCAAAGCACCTTCATATTCCTTCAAAAACTCAGCATTTAAACTACTATAGGTATGCAATTCCAAACAAGCAATTAAAGTTCTATCTGGATATTGCTCTTTTACCGCTTTGGTAGTTGCTGCCACTTTACTTGGTGAATGTGCAAAGTCCTTATAAGCCACTTTTTTAATTCCTTCTGCGATTTTCTCTAAGCGTTTGGACGCGCCTTTAAAACTGGCAATAGCTTCATAAAACTCAGCTTCATCAACACCCATGTTTTGGCAAATCCATTTGGCTCCAGCCAAATTATTCAAATTATGTGCGCCAAAAACTTCGATAGGCATATCCCCTTCAGGAGTTTCTAGTAGAGTAGTTCCATTTTCGACTTTATAATTAGGCGTTGAATAAGCCAATTTCCGAATTGGATTCGTTGCGGCTTCGGCAACACGTTTTACTTCGGCATCATTTTCATTATACACTAAAATTCCACCATTAGTAATTTTATTGATGAAAATTTCAAACTGCTCTACATAATTATCATACGTAGGGAATACATTGATATGGTCCCAAGCAATTCCAGAAATCAGCGCGATATTCGGTTGGTACAAATGAAATTTTGGTCGTCTATCAATTGGTGATGACAAATATTCATCTCCTTCTAGCACCATAAAATCATTTTCCTCTGTAAGATGCACCATTGTATCAAAACCTTCTAACTGTGCTCCTACCATATAATCCACCGCAATATTATGATAATGCATGACGTGTAATATCATCGAAGTAATCGTTGTTTTCCCATGAGAACCACCAATAACGACGCGGGTTTTATTTTTGGATTGTTCGTATAAAAACTCTGGATACGAATAAATTTTAAGTCCTAATTCTTGTGCTTTTAGCAATTCAGGATTGTCAGCTTTAGCGTGCATTCCTAAAATTACCGCTTCAATATCAGCAGTTATTTTTTCAGGAAACCAACCCAATTCGACTGGTAAAATTCCTTTTTTTTCTAAACGAGATTTAGAGGGTTCAAAAATAGCATCATCACTTCCTGTAACCTGATACCCTTTATTGTGTAATGCTAAAGCCAGGTTGTGCATGGCACTCCCTCCTATGGCTATAAAATGTGTTTTCATTTATATTAATTCGTTTACTTTAAGATTATTGATATTAAAATCAATTAATCGTTTTTTTATTTTCAAATTCCTCCAAAAGCAATCGGGCTTTTTCAGGCGTCCCCATTTTTTCTTCATATAAATTAGCAAGTGTTTGATAGGTCAATTTTGAACCTCCTACTGCAATTGCTTTTTTATAATAGCTTTCTGCTGCTTTATACCTATCAAAATATTCTTCAATTCGACCTCGCGACAAATAACCATCAACTGCTGAAATCGCCAGTAATTCGTTAGAATATTGTACTGCTTTAGTTTCACTGCCACCAACAATCCCTGGCAATTTTAAATATAATTCAACTAATGCCCAGCGTGCTTCAACATGTTTGGCATCCAATTGAATGGCTTTTTCAAAAGAGCCTTTAATATCCGAAATCATTCCTAGTGCTTTGAACTTATTTACTTCAAGAGCTTTTAATCCTAAAGCTCCTCCATATTTATAATGATAATTGGCCTCATTAGGTTTTAAAGACTTTAATTTACCATAATAACCTAAAGCCTTATCCCAATTTTTATTCAAACCAGCGATATCTCCCAAATTCTCTAATGCTTTCAGATGATTAGGATTTGTTTTTAAAAGTTTTTCATTAACCAGCCGCGCTTGTTCATTCTTTTCTTTATCAAAAGTAGCATAAGCTCTATCATAACCAGATTGAGCCAGTAGTAAACAAGGAAACAAAAAGATTAATACGTATTTCATTCTTCAAAAATAAGGAAAAAACTATGCAATTGCCATATTTTTTAAATAACCTCAGCCTTAAAATATGCACCAAATCATAACATTTAAAAAATCTTTAAAAAACATTACACTAACAATTAGGAATTACTTTAGTCGGATGAAATTAGAAGATTAAACAGCACTTTTAACAAGGGTTTAGTTTCTATTATAAAAAACAAATGAAAATATTTTATGCGATCCAAGCCACTGGCAACGGGCACATCAGTAGAGCCACACAACTCTACCCTTATCTAAAAAAATACGGTGAAGTAGATTTTTTCTTAAGCGGAAATAACGCTAGTCTTACTACTGATTTACCTGTAAAATTCAAAAGTAAAGGTTGTAGTTTATATTACAGCAAATGCGGAGGGCTTGATTACCCGAGTATTATCAAAAATATTAAACCTCGTCAGATTTATAAAGATGCCGATATTTTACCACTAAAAAACTACGACATCGTCATCAATGATTTCGATTCGGTTACGGCATTAGCCTGTAGAATGCAAAAAGTACACTCGGTACAATTTGGACATCAAGCCAGTTTTATATCGAAAAACACCCCTAGACCTAACAAAAGAAGCATGATGGGCGAATTTATTTTTAAGAATTATGCTCCTGCTCCTCAAAATATCGGTTTGCACTTTGAGTCATACGACTCATTCATCCATCCGCCCATTATTAAGGACGAAATCGTAAATGCAACACCACAAAACCTAAAGCATATTACTGTATACTTACCATCATTTGACAAAGATTGCCTTGAAAAAGCTTTCAAATCCATACCTGATATACAATTTCACTGGTTTTTGGACACTGTCGAAAAAGAACACACTATTGGCAATATCACCTATTTTCCTGTCAATCAAAAAAAGTTCAACAAAAGCCTTATCAATTGCGAAGGGATAATCACAGGTGGTGGATTTGAAACTCCTGCCGAAGCCTTGTATTTAGATAAAAAAATTCTTTCCATTCCTATCAAAAATCATTACGAGCAGGAATGCAATGCCGCTGCTTTAAAAAAACTTGGTGTTCCCGTGATTTACGATGTAGCTGATGATTTCAATCTTATTATTGAAAACTGGCTTAATATGGATATTATTTACCCCAAAATGAAAGCGAATAACATCAACCAAACGCTAGAATATTTATTTGATACTTATAAAAAATAACTAATCGAGTTACTCTCTTTGATGCTTAGCCATGAAAAAGGAACACAGATTTTAGAAATCATAAAAAATCCTAAAATCTTCGTGAGCTTTGTGCCGCCCTTGTGCTCTTTGTGTTTAAAATTTATACCTTTGAAACCGTATTAAAAAACAAAGAAAATGCATTTTATCTCCCAAGATTTAGAAGACTATATCGAACAACATTCAGAGAAAGAACCTGAATTATTAGCAGCTTTAAACAAAGAAACCTACCAGAAAATATTACTTCCAAGAATGTTGAGTGGTCATTTTCAGGGGCGTGTTTTGAGTATGTTGGCTAAACTGATTCGTCCGGTGAATATTCTTGAGATTGGGACTTATACAGGCTATTCAGCTTTGTGCTTGTGTGAAGGAATGCAAGATAATGGTGTTTTGCACACGATTGACATCAAAGAAGAATTGGTTGATTTTCAGCGTAAACATTTTGATAAATCGCCTTGGGGAGCACAAATTATACAACATTTAGGCGAAGCGACTGACATTATTCCAGGATTGGATGTCAAATTTGATTTGGTTTTTATCGATGCGGATAAAGAAAATTACATCAACTATTTTGAGATGATTGTTCCCAAAATGAATAAAGGCGGGATTATTTTATCCGACAATGTGTTGTGGAGTGGTAAAGTTCTCGAAGAAATTCACCCGAACGACCTGAGCACTAAAATCCTAGTTGAATACAATAAATTATTAAGAGACGACCCAAGAGTCGAAACAGTCTTACTACCTATACGTGATGGACTGACTGTGAGTCGCGTTTTATAAACTTGATGCCCTAGCCCAGAACGAAATGAAAATCCTTACCCCCGAAAATGGATTTTTTTCTTGGCTCAAAAGAGCGACCAGAGGAAGCTCCTTTTGAGGTATAGAAAAAACCATTTTCGGGGGTAAGATTGTAATGGAGTGCTGGAAAAAGCTCCTAAATATATTAAATAGGAAAATATTTGCCCTGTGCTAATCGGTAGAGTTTATAGACTATAAATCCTGACAAAAGCCCGAATAAATACCCACACAAAATATCTAGCGGATAATGCAATCCTAGGTATATGCGGCTATAAGCGAATACCAATGGCCATAAAAACAACAAATAAGTATGTTTGTAAAATGGCTTTAAGATTTGATACAAAAAGATACAAACTGCCATACTATTAGCAGCATGCCCTGAAAAGAAGCTAAAAGTAGCACTTGATTTTACGACACGCATGATGGTATTAATTTCGGGATTACTACAAGGGCGCAATCGTTCAAAACCATACTTAAATACATTTGTAATTTGATCTGTTAGAGTGATAATTAGCGCCACAAACACCATCACAAAAAGTGTTTGTCGCATTCCAATCTTTTTATAAATAAGGTATAAAAAGACCAAGAAAAGTGGCGTCCAGTTGGTTTGTTTTGTAATAAACAACCAGAATCCATCATAGGTTTCAGAACCTAATCCGTTAAGAAATAGAAAAAGTTTTGTATCCAGTAAAAGTAATTTTTCGAGCATTACATTTGGCGTTTAACTGGACCCGTAACATCCTCGATATCCTCTTTAATTTTATTGGCTTGAGTAACGGTGTCGCCTAAAATATCCTCCGTTGCTTTATTTATTTGAGAATTGATGCTTCCTGTCATATCGGTCAGTGATTTAGTATCAAGTCCGTTTGACTCTACTCCTTTTTGAATTTCACTTTTAATGTCATTGGTAGCATTTTTCACTTGCGCGATTGCTTTACCCATAGTACGTGCGATTTCAGGCACTTTGTCAGCACCAAAAAGCATTAAAACGATAAACATGATGAAAATTAACTCTCCTCCTCCTATACCAAACATAATTATTCTATTTTATCCTGCAAAGATATTATATTTTGATTCCTTGTCTTTTAATTTTTTCATAAAATATCTTTCTATGAATAAGTCTTCACACACCTAATTTGCTATTATTTTTTTAAACTCTTTGTTTTTGGTTGATAAAAAATCCAACAATTGAAACTCTGAACTAGGGTTCATCAAGCTTCTTGATTTAGAATCGTTTTCACAAAAAACTAGAAATAATTTAATTTGGTCATCTTTTAATTTCAACGTATTGGACAAGAAAGAATAATTGACGTGATTAATAACATAATCAGAAAAACTGGTTTGCTGATGAAAATCCGTTTTCTCAGGACTGTTTTTTCTCATTATTTTCAAAACATCTTTGTACATCCTAACGAAATCCATCCCTTTATCGATAGAACCATCTGGCGGCATTGCTGTGTTTTTGGGAGATGATTTTTCGTCACCAAAATATTGCAAGTCAACATATTTTTGGGTATTTCCACTAACAGGACTCATGTCCTTTCGAGCCTTAATAATAATCTCCGCCAATTCATTGGTAAAAACCTCTAGAGGAACGAAAATTTTAGGCTTTAAAAAATCCTCTTCTTTGAGGATAATTCTTTTAGATTTAAATACTAAACTCGAAAATACCAAAGTATCATTAACACTCGCCATCATCTCAAAGGAACCATAGGTATTTACATTTGTTCCTGTATGATCTTTTGTATTGAAAACGATCACATTTTCAACTGGAACCAAGTCGTTTCGAACTTGTCCTTTTATAAGTCTTGATTTTCCAATTTGAGCATAACTTAACTGACAAAACAATGTCAATAATAATATTCCAATTTTAGTTTTCATCTGGGATGGTGTTTTTTAAATCATTTAAAAAAAGTAACTTATCACATTTTAAGTATATGCATAAAGTTACGAGTTTTATTGCAAAAACCCCAAGACTAGCCTTTCTTTTATTTAAGATGACTATTTACTTTGCCTACTAATAAAAGTATTACTTTTCTCATTTTACTAATTAAAACACACAGTCAATCTGTCCGAAATATATCTTTTTATAAAGCGTATCATTTCTCCTCTTTAATTATTTTAAGGTATTTTTCAGCCAATTGAGCTAATAAAAACTCAATACTAATCTTGTTATCAGTATCCATCACCTTTGTAAAACTTACATTTTCGACTGCATAATACATAAACCCTTTTACGTAAATAGCGGGAATATTTAATTTATTCACAAAATGAAATTCATTAAACATATTCTTTAACTGGATCATGTAATGTTCTTTTTTCTCTACTACTAATTCTTTTTTAAGCATAGCTGTACGACCAGAAAACATATTAATTAATGGATCCAATCCTACAGAACCTCCCGCCATAGAACCAGCATTAGCACTAGGGTCATAATCAGATGCAGATTTTAATTTTCTTTCTGCTGGCGAATAGGAGCGCTGGTCTGCAGCTATTATACCCAACGAAACTGCATTAATATGACTATAGTTCTTAATGACAACCTCATTCAACTGATTTATTATCGGTGCCATTTTTACTTGTAAACCATCAATCCCAAAATGCTTGTCAGTCAAAATCACTGTAACTCTATTATATTGAAACATTGCAAAAACAATGGTGTCGCCTTTTTCTGCTGGAATGACAAAGTCACCTTTTTCATTAGAGATTACTGTTTTCTCAGTTCTACTATTAACAACGTAAACCCCTTCGAGCTCATGAGAATATGAACTTATATTCCCCTTTACAACAGTTGAAGCGGTTTGTTGAGCTGAGACAACTACAGAAATAAGCAAGAACAAACTATATACAATATTCATCGATACTATTTAGAGGGTAAAAGTATCTGAATCACTTCACAATAATTCATAAGAACTTGGTAATAATATATTAATAACAAAGGGAATTAATATCTTTATCCATTCAACATCAAGCCATGAAAAAAATTATTATAGCTAGTACTTCAACCTTAGCAGGTGAAAAATATCTCGAATACTTACTTCCTGAATTAAAGAATCACTTCAAAGGCTGCACTACAGTTCTTTTCATTCCTTACGCAAGACCAAGTGGCATTTCTCATGATGATTACACGAAAATTGCAGCATTGGCTTTTGCCAAAATAAATATCAATATCAAAGGAATTCATGAATTTGACAATCCTTCTGAGGCAATACTTAATGCTGAAGGCATTTTTGTTGGTGGCGGAAACACGTTTTTACTAGTTAGTCAGTTGTATGCATATAAAATAATGAACTTGCTATCAGCAACTATAAAAAATGGCACTCCCTACTTAGGAACAAGCGCCGGAAGTAATATTTGCGGACTGACAATGCAAACTACTAATGACATGCCCATTATCTATCCTCCGAGTTTTCAAACCTTAGGATTAGTTCCTTTTAACATCAATCCTCATTACCTGGATGCCGATTCATCATCAAAACACATGGGAGAAAGCAGAGAAACTAGAATAAAAGAGTTTCATCAATTCAACAACATTCCTGTTATAGGACTAAGAGAAGGAAGCTGGCTAGAAATAAAAGGAAACCAAATCACTTTAAAAGGAAGTTTATCAGCTCGTCTTTTCAAAAAAGGAAACGATCCAATTGAGCTAGAAAATGAAACAGACTTAAGTGATTTAAAATAAAAAACCCGAAACAAAGATGTTTCGGGTTTCTAAAGAGCGAAAGACGAGGCTCGAACTCGCGACAACCAGCTTGGAAGGCTGGAGCTCTACCAACTGAGCTACTTTCGCATTATTATTTTAAACTCTTTAGCAAACTTAATTTGCTCTTAGAGCGAAAGACGAGGCTCGAACTCGCGACAACCAGCTTGGAAGGCTGGAGCTCTACCAACTGAGCTACTTTCGCATTACTGGCGCAAAGATAAATAATAAGTTTAATTTGAAACAAGTTTTTTTCAAACTTTTTAATAAAAAAATAATATCTATCGCTAATCTTTTTAAAATTAAATCTTTAGCTTTTCACATTTATTTCATTCTGCATCTCAAAGAGTAGTAAATTCTGCTCAAACCACTTATATCGACCATTAAAACTTACCAATTATAGCCATTATGAAATCAAATGTGACATTATTTCGTCACTTTTTGACGGATGATAGATAAACAAACAAGATTTATCTTTAATAGTTTGAATAATTTCATTAGTTAATTCAACCGGCAAAGCAGGACAACCTAGACTTCTTCCTAGACGTTTATTATTTCTAATGAATGTATTTGAAACATAATTAGCACCGTGAATCACTACAGCCCTTTCTCTAGCATTATGATTCAATCCTTTTTCCAAACCATCTAATCTCAATGACATGCCATGTTTTCCTCTATAAATCTCAGCAGTCGCAAAAAAACCTACACTACTTTTGAATGATTCAGGAGAATTTGAAAAGCTAGTTGCAAACTCATCACCCGAATTTCTTCCGTGAGCTACTAAGGAATTATATAAAATAGTATTGGTATCCAAATCAATTACCCAAAGCCTTTGAGTATTTGAAGAAAGACTGAAATCTATTACTGTTAGAATATTTTTTTCAACAAGACCTTTTTGCTTCAAAAGGTTAAATCCTTTTAAAGCTTGTGTGAAAATTTCAAGTTTCGGCAATTGAAAATTATTAGAATGTAAGCTTTCATAAATCATTTCTTCATTTGAAGCAGGATCAATATTGGCTATTTTTGTTATTTTTTTGGATTCAACACTCTTGGCATCCGACGAAAATATTTTAGTAATGAAAGATAATGAAAGAAATAAAGACAAATAGACAAAAAAACTGTAACGCATTGATTTAGATTAAATTAAACAATAGAAACGGGATGACAAATATATAACTTTATTTCACTTAACATAATAAAAATCAACGTAATAAAACAAATTTAACATCATTTTGTAATTAAAAAACCACAATATTTACTTTTTTCAAATTTGCTTATTGTTAAAATTATGTTATTTTTGTCTGAAATACCAATGTATTGAATGCGTAAACACACCTACTTTTTTCTCCTTATCTATATGACAATTAGTATTTCACTCTTTGGTCAAAAAAAGACCCTTAGAGCAAAATCAATTATCAAAAACATTACTATAGATGGAAAAATGGACGAACAGTTATGGCAAAACAATACCGAAGTTGCCAGTAATTTCATCATGTATGAACCTGATAACGGAAAACCTATCCCTGAAGACAAAAAAACTGAAGTAAAAGTTCTTTACGACAACACTGCGATTTATATTTCGGCTGTCTTATACGATAACGAACCTGATAAAATACTGAAAGAAATCACCAATAGAGATGTTTTTGGTGCATCAGATCACTTTTCAGTTTTTATCAACGGATTTAATGACGGCCAACAAGATTACCGCTTTTACGTTAGTGCAGCGGGTGTTCAAATGGATTGTTTAGCCACTGAAGACCAAGAAGACTTCACCTGGGATGCTATCTGGGAAAGCAAGGTCAAAATAACCGACTTTGGCTGGGCGGTCGAAATGAGAATCCCTTATGCAGCGTTGCGATTTTCAAATGAAAAAGAACAAGTTTGGGGCTTGAATTTTATGCGTGAAATAAAACGCAATGTCCAAAAATACACTTGGAATTATATCGACACCAAGATAGGTGCCGTTATAACTCAAGCAGGAATCCTTGAAGGGATCGAAAATATAAAACCGCCTACGAGATTATTTATAATTCCATATACTTCTGCCTATTATCAAGTAGACAAAAACACTTCGGACCGAACCTTAAAAGCGGGTTTAGATATAAAGTACGGCATCAATGACTCTTTCACTCTTGATGCGATATTAGTACCTGATTTTGGTCAAACAAAATTTGACAATGCTATATTAAACCTAGAACCATTCGAACAAACCCTAGTAGAAAACAGACCTTTTTTTACTGAAGGCACCAATTTATTCACCAAAGGCAATTTATTTTATTCTAGAAGAATCGGTGGGAGCCCAATAACCGAAAAAGAAACCCTTGAAAACACAATATCCAGCAACGAGGAAATTACAAACTTCCCAAGTACTGTCAATCTGATAAATGCCGTTAAAATATCAGGAAGAACCCACAAAGGCCTCGGTATCGGTTTCATGAACGCTGTAACCGAAAAAACTTTCGCAACCATACACGACAACACAACCAATACTGATAGAGAAGCCATAATTCAGCCTCTAACCAATTACAACATACTAGTATTCGATCAACGTTTTAGACAAAATTCATCTATTACCTTTATAAATACTAACACTACTCGCGAAGGAAGTTTCAGAGATGCTAATGTTTCAGCTGTTTTATTTGATTTAAACACAAAATCAAACTCATACAACCTCTATGGAGATTTCAAATATAGTACAATAAGGGATACTGAAAATTCGAATGGATTTAAAACAGAATTAGGATTTGCCAAAACAAGTGGGCAATATCGCTATGAATTCGCTGGAAAACACCTCACCAAAGACTACAACACAAACGACCTAGGAATTTTATTTTACAACAACTACCATAGCTTATATGCGAATGGAAGTTATCGAATTGTCAATCCTACTAGACTATTTAATACCCTTAGCATTAATCAAGCCGCAAACCTAGAGATTGAAAACACTACTGGAAAATATCAAACTGCAACCATTGGAACAGAAATAAAAGCTTCAACACTTAAAAATGATTCCTTTGAATTTCTTTTTCAATATACACCGTTTGAAATCTTTGACTTTTACGAACCAAGAACAGATGGAAAATTCGTTTATATACCTAAACAATTTTATTCGTCTTTAAATTTATCCTCTAATAAAAATAGGCATTTTGCTATCTCATTTCAGCCTTCTATCATTTTATTTAACGAACAAAACAGAGAAATATACGGCTTTTACTTAAGTCCAATGTATCGTTTCAACAATCGATTCTCAGTCACATTAGCCTCTGAATATACTATCCAAAAAAATGACAGAGGATGGGTTGCATTTGACAATTCCGACATTATTTTTGGCCAAAGAAATAGGCAAATTTTACAAAATGACATCACCGCAAAATATGCCATCAGCAACCGAATGACGCTTAATCTTTCGGCACGCTACTATTGGTCGTACTCTGAAGTGAATCAATTTTTAACCTTACAAGACGACGGTTATCTTTTAAAAAACGACAGTTTTTCAATGAACAAAGACCGAAATTTCAACTCTTGGAATTTTGACATTTCCTATTCATGGTGGTTTGCACCTGGAAGCGAAATCTCCATTCTATATCGCAATTACGCTCAGGAAAGCAATAATATTGTCGAACGCAACTTAAAAACCAATATTAAAAATGTTTTTGACAGCAACTTGACCAATATCATCTCCATTAGACTTCGCTATTTTATTGACTACAACTCATTAACTAAATAACGTTCTAATTTTCTGCAACAAATCAATCTAACTTTGTTAGCTCATTGTTTATAAATCAATAATACTAATTCAGGATGGCGTTCAAAGTTCTTAAAAGTTTTATATTTGCATAAAACTTGACAAAATGAACAAAAAAGTAATCCTTATGATATTAGATGGTTGGGGAAAATCTCCTGACCCAAAAGTATCAGCAATTGACAATGCCAATGTCCCTTTTATAAATAGCTTATACCAAAAATACCCTAGCGCCCAGTTGCGTACCGATGGTCTTCACGTAGGTCTTCCTGAAGGGCAGATGGGAAATAGTGAAGTAGGTCACATGAACCTTGGCGCAGGAAGAATTGTATACCAAGATTTAGCCAAAATCAATTTAGCTGTAGCCAATAAAACACTAGCCAAAGAACAAGTGTTGAAAGATGCTTTTCAATACGCTAAAGACAATAATAAAAAAGTACACTTCTTAGGATTAGTTTCTGATGGCGGTGTGCACTCACATACTTCTCACTTACGCGGACTAATCGATGCGTCACAAGATTACGGTTTAGACAACGTTTTTGTACACGCCTTTACAGACGGTCGTGATGTAGACCCTAAATCAGGTAAAAAATACATTCAAGATTTACAAGATTACATTGCTAATACACCTGTAAAAGTAGCTTCGGTTATTGGTCGTTATTACGCAATGGACCGTGATAAAAGATGGGAAAGAGTAAAATTAGCTTACGACTTAGTTGTTAACGGTACAGGCACACCAACACAAGATATCGTAACTTCTATCGCAACTAGCTACGGAAACGATGTTACTGACGAATTCATTCAGCCACTTATCGCTGTTGACACAAACAACAAACCACTAGCTACTATCGCAGAAGATGACGTTGTTATCTTCTTCAATTTTAGAACAGATAGAGGTCGTGAATTGACTGAAGCGCTTTCGCAACAAGATTTCCACGAACAAAACATGCACAAACTAAACTTGTACTATGTTACGTTGACCAACTATGACGAAACCTACCAAAACGTAAAAGTGGTGTACAACAAAGATAACATCACGGAAACGCTGGGTGAAGT is from Flavobacterium sp. NG2 and encodes:
- the radC gene encoding RadC family protein — encoded protein: MENNHFPIKNWSEDDKPREKLMLKGKNALSDAELIAILIGSGSRNESAVELSKRILKSVDGNLNALGKLSLKQLMEFKGIGEAKAISIMAALELGRRRRAEDALELTKVTSSKLVFEVMQPIIGELPHEEFWILYLNNSNKIISKRQLSVGGITGTMVDVRLVFKNALELGAVSLILCHNHPSGTLKPSEADLQITKKLKAAGDSLEIKVLDHLIVTENNYFSFVDEGIF
- a CDS encoding UDP-N-acetylmuramate--L-alanine ligase, with protein sequence MKTHFIAIGGSAMHNLALALHNKGYQVTGSDDAIFEPSKSRLEKKGILPVELGWFPEKITADIEAVILGMHAKADNPELLKAQELGLKIYSYPEFLYEQSKNKTRVVIGGSHGKTTITSMILHVMHYHNIAVDYMVGAQLEGFDTMVHLTEENDFMVLEGDEYLSSPIDRRPKFHLYQPNIALISGIAWDHINVFPTYDNYVEQFEIFINKITNGGILVYNENDAEVKRVAEAATNPIRKLAYSTPNYKVENGTTLLETPEGDMPIEVFGAHNLNNLAGAKWICQNMGVDEAEFYEAIASFKGASKRLEKIAEGIKKVAYKDFAHSPSKVAATTKAVKEQYPDRTLIACLELHTYSSLNAEFLKEYEGALEHADVAVVFYSPDAVKIKQLEEVTYEQIATAFNRKDLIIYTNPAEFKEYLFGLNFDNSALLLMSSGNYGGLNFDEVKSLMQ
- a CDS encoding murein L,D-transpeptidase catalytic domain family protein — encoded protein: MRYSFFVYLSLFLSLSFITKIFSSDAKSVESKKITKIANIDPASNEEMIYESLHSNNFQLPKLEIFTQALKGFNLLKQKGLVEKNILTVIDFSLSSNTQRLWVIDLDTNTILYNSLVAHGRNSGDEFATSFSNSPESFKSSVGFFATAEIYRGKHGMSLRLDGLEKGLNHNARERAVVIHGANYVSNTFIRNNKRLGRSLGCPALPVELTNEIIQTIKDKSCLFIYHPSKSDEIMSHLIS
- a CDS encoding glycosyltransferase family protein; translated protein: MKIFYAIQATGNGHISRATQLYPYLKKYGEVDFFLSGNNASLTTDLPVKFKSKGCSLYYSKCGGLDYPSIIKNIKPRQIYKDADILPLKNYDIVINDFDSVTALACRMQKVHSVQFGHQASFISKNTPRPNKRSMMGEFIFKNYAPAPQNIGLHFESYDSFIHPPIIKDEIVNATPQNLKHITVYLPSFDKDCLEKAFKSIPDIQFHWFLDTVEKEHTIGNITYFPVNQKKFNKSLINCEGIITGGGFETPAEALYLDKKILSIPIKNHYEQECNAAALKKLGVPVIYDVADDFNLIIENWLNMDIIYPKMKANNINQTLEYLFDTYKK
- a CDS encoding phosphatase PAP2 family protein; protein product: MLEKLLLLDTKLFLFLNGLGSETYDGFWLFITKQTNWTPLFLVFLYLIYKKIGMRQTLFVMVFVALIITLTDQITNVFKYGFERLRPCSNPEINTIMRVVKSSATFSFFSGHAANSMAVCIFLYQILKPFYKHTYLLFLWPLVFAYSRIYLGLHYPLDILCGYLFGLLSGFIVYKLYRLAQGKYFPI
- the pepE gene encoding dipeptidase PepE, whose product is MKKIIIASTSTLAGEKYLEYLLPELKNHFKGCTTVLFIPYARPSGISHDDYTKIAALAFAKININIKGIHEFDNPSEAILNAEGIFVGGGNTFLLVSQLYAYKIMNLLSATIKNGTPYLGTSAGSNICGLTMQTTNDMPIIYPPSFQTLGLVPFNINPHYLDADSSSKHMGESRETRIKEFHQFNNIPVIGLREGSWLEIKGNQITLKGSLSARLFKKGNDPIELENETDLSDLK
- a CDS encoding twin-arginine translocase TatA/TatE family subunit, which gives rise to MFGIGGGELIFIMFIVLMLFGADKVPEIARTMGKAIAQVKNATNDIKSEIQKGVESNGLDTKSLTDMTGSINSQINKATEDILGDTVTQANKIKEDIEDVTGPVKRQM
- a CDS encoding O-methyltransferase: MHFISQDLEDYIEQHSEKEPELLAALNKETYQKILLPRMLSGHFQGRVLSMLAKLIRPVNILEIGTYTGYSALCLCEGMQDNGVLHTIDIKEELVDFQRKHFDKSPWGAQIIQHLGEATDIIPGLDVKFDLVFIDADKENYINYFEMIVPKMNKGGIILSDNVLWSGKVLEEIHPNDLSTKILVEYNKLLRDDPRVETVLLPIRDGLTVSRVL